The Solicola gregarius DNA window CGTCGGCGAAGGGAACCGCATCGCAGGTTCCGATCGGCGGCAGGATCCGCACGTACCCGACGACCGCGACCTCGGCGCTCGGCGCGCGTTTGTGGATCGCGCGCACGCTGCGGGCGATGTGGCCGCGGATACGCTTCGCGTCACGGAGCTTGGTGTCGACGCCGTTCTCAGTGAACTTGTTCTTGCAGGGCGAGCCCGTCGGATTCTGGTCGCGTACCTCAGTGCAGTCCGAGATCAGGCTGCCGAACAGGCCGAAGTCGTTGCCGCCCATGCCGAGCGTGACGAGATCGGTGTCCTTGCTCAGCGCGTCGAGCTGGCGCGCGTTCGTGCCCAGCGGGGTCTCCTGCGGCTTCCACAGGTTGCTCGAGCGAGCGCCGCCGCAGCTGACGTCGGTGTACGTCTCGACGTCGAGCTGGGCAGCGAGCAGGGCCGGGTAGTTTCGGGCGGACACGACGCAACCGAGCGGCCGATCCAGACGGATCGGGTGGATCAACGGTCCGGAGGTGAAGGAGTCGCCGAGCGCGACGTAGTCGTCGTAGTGCGCGCGGCGGCTCCCGTCGTCCGGTTGGCCGGCCTGCGCGCTCGTCGTACCGGCGACGGCGGCGAGCAGCCCGACGAGCGCGGCGGCAATGGGCACCCGAAGCATCTGTGATCTCCCTCATGACGGTGGTCGGTGCTCGGAAACTACCAGCGGGTAACCGGGCCCGACAAGATGTACGGGGAAACTTTTTGGGCGGATGTCCAAATTCGGTGATGACGGCGGCCGGACACTTGTCACCCCCCAGCATGACAAGCGACCGCCTGCTCCGAAACTATATGTAAACACGGCACATATGGTTTGTCTACGCATGACGGTTCCGCGTACGCTGACGGCGTGAAAGCCGACGCCCTCCGTGGGCAGATCGACGCGCTGATCCTCGCGAGTGTCGAGGACGAGCCGCTGCACGGCTACGCGATCTCGGAGCGGATCGCCCGCACCAGCGAGGGCGAGCTCGAGATGGCGACCGGCACGCTGTACCCGGCGCTCCGCCGGTTGGAGAAGGCGAAGCTGCTGCGCAGCGAGTGGAGCACCGTCGGCGGCCGCAAGCGGCGTACGTACCGACTCACCGCGGCGGGCCGCCGGTCGCTCAGCGCCGAGCGGGAGTCGTGGCAGCGGCTGTCCGCGGTCGTCGAGGCGGTCCTGCGACCCGCGAAGGGCTAGATACCTATGCCGCCGCTCGGCGCGCTGAGTCGAGGCCCCGCAGTGCGTCGATGCCGGCGAGCGCGAGCAGCGACATCGGTGCCCACGCGACGGTCGCCGTGTACGCCGCACCGACCAGGGTGGGCTCGCCGCCGATGACGAGCATCGCCGCCGACATGACGACGATCAGCGAGCTCGAGACGATCACGCTGGTGAGCGCGAGGCGAAGCACCCAGTCGCGTACGCCGAGGTAGCGGGCGCCGATCCCGCAGCCGACGACCGTGAGCACCGCGAACGCCATGGCGGCGATGCCGATCAGCTCGACGTAGTCGTCGAGTCGATGGAACAGCCACCCGGTGCGGTCGACGGTCTGCCCGTCCGGCAACGAGGCCCAGATGTCCCAGGCGAACGGCTGGGCGATGACCGCGGCAAGCATCCACATCCCGATCCGTCGGCTCTGGCCGGCCGACAGGATCGCCTGGTACTGAGGGACCACCGTGCGCACCGAGCCGAACTCGCGTACCGCTCGCAGCTCCGCCTCGGCTCGGAGCGCGCCGTCGGCCTCGTACGCCTCGGTCGCGTCGACGAGGTGGTCGTGCGCTTCCCGTACGAGGTCGCGCTTCGCATGCCGTGGACCGCGCAGCGCGGCGTCGAGCTCCGAGACGTACGAATCGAGGGCACCCACCGCCCCATCGTCCCTGGCCGGTGTGCAACCGACAACCGGATTCCCCGGATCTCAGGGCGCGAGTCAGGGGCATCTCGGACGGCACGAACGCGAACGCCGAGCGGCCTTCGACTAGTCGGTGATCGTCCAGTACGCCTGCCGGGCGATACCGCGCATTCCCTTGCCGAACGGGTGGTACGAGGCCGCCTTGTTGATGTTGATGTACTGGCCGTTGACCCACGCCCGCTTGCCGTCACATGCGGTATGACCCCGCGAGGCGGGATACATCCCCACGTACTTGGCACCGGCGTCCTTGGCTGCCGTACGCAGCGACGTGTTGAGCGCCCGCTCGATGCTGTTGCCCCAGCGGTAGTCGCCCTTCGCGAAGGGGACGAGCTTGCGGCAGTAGTCGCCGTCGACGGGAAGGATCCGCAAGTAGCCGACCACCACGATGTCGGCCTGTGGTGAGCGTTCGCGGATATCGGCAAGCGCGCGGTCGATGCGAGGGCGTACGCGCTCCGCAGCCCGCTTCTTGACGTCGACCCCGCTCCGCCCGAACCACTTCTTACACGGTGCGCCGTCGGGGTTCTTCTTCGCGAGCTCGGGGCACTTGGCCAGCAGGGATCCGAACAGGCCGAAGTCATTGCCCCCGATGCCGAGTGTGACGAGCTCGGTGTCGGCGCTCAGGGCGTCGAGCTGGGGTGCGTTCTCTCCACCGCTGATGGACTGCGGCTTGCGGAGGTGGGTCGAGCGCGCACCCGAGCAGCTCACGTCGACGTACGAGCCGACGTCGAGGTACTTCGCGAGCCGGGCGGGGTAGTTGTGGGTCGAGCGCAGGCATCCCGCGGGGTCGTCGCGCATCTTCGGAATCAGCGGCCCGGCGGTGTACGAGTCGCCCATGGCGACGTACTCGCCGTACGCGGGCGCCCTCGTCGACGGGCCCGGCCGGTCGGCGGCAGTGCTGGTGGCGGAGAGCGGGACGGTGGCGACCAACAGGCCGACGCCGAGCGCGCCGAGCTTGCGGAGGGACGGACGAATCATGCGGACGGCTCCTTCTCGGGGTCGGCGTCACCATACGCGCCGGCCTGGCCTCTCGTCCCGAAGACGAGAATCTTGTACGCCCAGTATCGGGCGATGGTCGCGAGCAGCAGCCCGACGAGGTTCGCCGAGATGTTGTCGGCCATCACGGACTGCAGATCGAGTACGTACCGCGACGTCGCGAGGCACAGCGACGGGAGGGCCGTGGCCGCGACGTTGACGAGCGCGAACCGGACGAACTCGCCGAACCAGTACGGTGAGTCGCCGGCGTCGAAGACCCACCAGCGGTTGCCGGCGAAGCTGATGATCGTGCCGACGGCCATCGCGATGACGTACGCCTCGATCGGGCGCTCCAGTAGGACCGGCTGTTCGCCGGTGTGCACCAGCAGGTTGAAGACGGCGATGGTGATGCCGGTCGAGAGCAGGCCGATAACCGCGAAGCGGAGCCCCTCTGGAAGCCTCCGGCGGTCTCGGACACCAACATCCACTTCTACCATCGTGGGAAGAGCGTACGCAATGCTCGGCCCGCCCCTCGGCACCGGGATCGTGTCGAGCCTCAGCGCGGCGCGCGCACGACCTCGGGGAGTGTGTAGCCGTCGAGGGGCGTTGCGGTCGCCGCGTTCGGGCCGCGCATACTCGCTACCTTGCCGGCGCCGTCGAACTCGAAGTGGATCTTCTCGCCGTACGACGAGAAGCCCGACGCCTCGACGATGCGCAGGGTGGAGTCGTCGACGACCTCGAGCCGGGCGTTGTCCTCGGCCGGGTCTGCGTCGGTCAGCCGGATCAGGTAGAGCCGCCCGCCGAGCGCAGCGATGTCGAAGACGCCCCACAGCGTCGCGAACCTGCCGGTGAACCGCTCGAGATCCGCGCCGCTGCGATCGGGCTCGGCGGACGCGGCGAGGTCGATCAGCCGTACGCCGGCGTGCGCAAGCGTCTCGGAGGGTCCGTCGATCGCGTTGGTCAGCACCGAAACGGCGATGCGTCCGTCCGGATCGGCGACCGAGGTGGTGATGTGCCCGGGATAGCCGCCGCCATGGCCGACCATGGTCCGATCGCCGACCGTCACGATCGCGAGCCCGTGCGCGTACCGCCGCCCGGCCTTGCCGGTTTCCCACACCGGATGCCGCATTTGTCGCTTCGACTGGTCGCTGAGCAGCCGGTCGTCGCCTGCGAAGTGCGCGGAGAAGTACGTGACGAGGTCGGAAGCCGTTGCGTAGAAGCCGGTTGCCGACGCGAGCGCGCGGGTGTCGACATGCTCGATCGGCACTCGATGGTCGGCGTACGACAGAGCGCTGTATCCGGTGGCGTAGTCGTCGGCGCGCCGAGACTCGAGCTCGGTGCCCGTGTTTCGCAGCCCCAGCCGCTCGATGATCGTCGCGCGCAGGAGCTCGTCATACGACCGACCGCTCGCGGCCTCGAGCACGAGTCCGAGCAGGCCGTACCCGATGTTGGAGTACTTGAAGCGCTCATTGCGCTCGAGGATCGAGGAGTCGGCCGATCGTACGATCGAGCGCAGCTGGTCACGGTCGGGGAACGCCTGCCACAGCTGCCAGAAGTCGCCGTCCGCGCTGTCGCGGACGATACCCGCTGCGTGGGTGAGCAGCTCGCGCAGCGTCGCGTCGGCGAGCGGCGACGAGCCCAGATCGCTCAACCAGTCACCGGCGCGGTCGTCGAGCCGCAACCGGCCCTGCTCCGCTAGCTGGAAGACGGCGGTGCTCGTGAACGTCTTGGAATGGGACGCGATCCGGAACAGCGAGTCGGTCGTCAGCGGTGTCGCGCGCTCGACGTCGGCCGATCCGTGCGCCGTGGACAGCGCTATCGCGTCGTCTATGAACACGGCAGCCTGCACGCCGGGCACCCGCAGGTAGCCTTGCCGGAAGTCGAGCCAGCGGTCGTAGTACGCCATCGCCGCAGCGGCGACGAGCGGATCGGGCACGGTCGGTCGATCGTTCGTCATGGTTCCTCGTGCCGTCGTCGGATCGGGCGGGGCGGCTCAGGCTAGCCCCGTCGTCTCGCGCGCGGCCGATTAGGGCGCGAACGCGCTCGACTGATAACCTGAGAGGTGCCGTAGAACGGCCACGGACATCAGAGTGCCCGGGTGAACAGGCCCCGGCGCGCCGTGCAACGAATCCTCGAAGGGACAATACGTGGCGACGAAGACTGCCAAGAAGAAGGTCAGTGCGTCGGTGATCGAGGCCTCCAAGGCCGAGATCATCAAGGAGTACGCGACGAACGACGGCGACACGGGGTCCCCCGAGGTCCAGGTGGCGCTGCTGACCAAGCGCATCGCGGGCCTGACCGAGCACCTCAAGGAGCACAAGCACGACCACCACAGCCGTCGTGGCCTGCTGCTGCTCGTCGGACAGCGCCGGCGCCTGCTGAACTACCTGCAGAACACCGACATCGAGCGCTACCGCAGCCTGATCGACCGGCTCGGCCTGCGCCGTTGACACCGACGAGAGCGGCCATCCCGAAGGGGCGGCCGCTCTCGCCGTACGTGGCACCATCGCTATAACTGCATAAACCAACACCATGGAGCAGCTGGCTGTTCGTTCGGCCCGCTCGGTCCTCGGTAGTGGCCCTCGGGATGGCGAGCCCACCCCGCAGGCCTCGATCGAAGACCGGCGCAGAGCCCGATGCCAGACCTGACATCGGCGCGAACGCGACGCCGGCCGCGGCAGCACTGCTCCGCGAAACGCACCGATTCGTGTGCAGAGAGGGGTTTCCCGTGGAGGGACCCGACATCACTTTCGCCGAGACCGTTATCGACAACGGTTCGTTCGGCACCCGCAAGATCCGCTTCGAGACCGGTCGGCTGGCCCAGCAGGCCGGCGGAGCGGTCGCCGCGTACCTCGACGACGACACGATGCTGCTGTCGACGACCGCCGCCGGCAAGCACCCCAAGGACCATTTCGACTTCTTCCCGCTGACCGTCGACGTCGAGGAGCGGATGTACGCCGCGGGCCGCATCCCGGGCTCGTTCTTCCGCCGCGAGGGCCGTCCCAGCGAGGACGCGATCCTGACCTGCCGGCTGATCGACCGCCCGCTGCGCCCGACCTTCAAGAAGGGCCTGCGCAACGAGGTCCAGGTCGTCATCACCGTGATGGCGCTGAACCCCGACGTCGCGTACGACGTGCTCGCGATCAACGCCGCTTCGGCGTCGACGCAGATCTCCGGCCTCCCGTTCACCGGCCCCGTCGGTGGCGTCCGCGTCGCTCTCGTCGGTGACCAGTGGGTCGCGTTCCCGACGCACACCGAGCTCGAGGAGTCCGTGTTCGACATGGTCGTCGCGGGCCGTGTCGCCGAGCAGCCCGACGGGTCGAGCGACGTCGCGATCATGATGGTCGAGGCCGAGTCCAACGAGTCGACCTGGGAGCTCGTCCGCGGCGGTGCGACGGCCCCGACCGAGGGCATCGTCGCCGAGGGCCTCGAAGCATCGAAGGTCTTCATCCGCCAGCTCTGCGACGCGCAGGCCGCGCTCGCCGAGAAGGCCGCGAAGCCGGTCCAGGAGTTCCCGATCTTCCTCGAGTACGAGGACGACGCGTTCGACGCCGTCGACAACGCGGTACGCAGCGACCTCGCCCAGGCGCTGACGATCGCCGACAAGCAGGACCGCGAGTCCCGCCTCGACGAGGTCAAGGCGGCCGCCATCGACAAGCTCGGTGCGGAGTTCGAGGGTCGCGAGAAGGAGCTCGGCGCCTCGATCCGGGCGCTCACCAAGACGCTCGTCCGCGAGCGGGTGCTCAGCGAGAAGGTCCGGATCGACGGACGTGGCCTCGCCGACATCCGTACCCTCTCGGCAGAGGTCGGCGTGCTCCCGCGCGTACACGGCTCGGCGCTGTTCGAGCGCGGCGAGACCCAGATCCTCGGCGTCACGACGCTGAACATGCTCGGCCTCGAGCAGAAGCTCGACACGCTGTCGCCGGAGAAGACCCGGCGCTACATGCACAACTACAACTTCCCGCCGTACTCCACCGGTGAGACCGGCCGGGTCGGCTCGCCCAAGCGGCGCGAGGTCGGCCACGGTGCACTCGCCGGCCGTGCGCTGCTGCCGGTGCTGCCCTCACGCGAGGAGTTCCCGTACGCCATCCGGCAGGTCTCCGAGGCGCTGAGCTCCAACGGCTCGACCTCGATGGGTTCGGTCTGTGCATCGACGATGGGTCTGCTCAACGCCGGCGTGCCGCTGCGCGCACCGGTCGCCGGAATCGCGATGGGCCTCATCTCCGGTGAGGTCGACGGCAAGCCCGCGTACGTCACGCTGACCGACATTCTCGGCGCCGAGGACGCGTTCGGCGACATGGACTTCAAGGTCGCCGGCACCCGCGAGTTCGTCACCGCCCTGCAGCTCGACACGAAGCTCGACGGCATCCCCGCCGACGTGCTCGCCGGCGCGCTGAACCAGGCGCACGACGCACGGCTGACCATCCTGGACGTGATGAGCGAGGCCATCGACGGGCCCGACGAGATGTCGGTGTACGCGCCGCGCATCATCACGCTGCGCGTGCCGGTCGACAAGATCGGTGAGGTCATCGGCCCGAAGGGCAAGGTGATCAACCAGATCCAGGACGACACCGGTGCAGAGATCTCGATCGAGGACGACGGCACGATCTACGTCGGCGCCGACAACGGCGAGGCCGCCGAGGCCGCGCGTACCGCGATCAACCAGATCGCGAACCCGACGATGCCCGAGGTCGGCGAGCGCTACCTCGGCACGGTCGTGAAGACGACGAACTTCGGTGCGTTCGTATCCCTGCTGCCCGGCAAGGACGGCTTGCTGCACATCAGCAAGCTGCGCGTGCTGAACAACAACCAGCGCGTCGAGTCCGTCGAGGACGTCGTCTCGGTTGGTCAGAAGGTCCAGGTCGAGATCGGTGAGATCGACGACCGCGGCAAGCTCTCGCTGGTGCCGGTGGTCGAGGATGACAAGTCCGACAACGATGAGAGCGAGTCCGCGAGCGACGAGTGAGTCCTATCGCGCTCGCGCCCGACCAGGCGCCCGGCACCACCCGTACCGTCCTCCGTTCGGACGACGGCGGACTCGTCCGTCGTACCGTCCTTCCGGGCGGGCTGCGCGTGGTGACCGAGGCGATGCCGGGCGTACGCTCCGCGACGATCGGCATGTGGGTCGGCGTCGGGTCTCGCGACGAGACGCCGACCCTCGCCGGTGCGTCGCACTTCCTCGAGCACCTGCTGTTCAAGGGCACGCCGAGCCGGTCCGCGGTCGACATCTCGTCGGCTCTGGAGGCCGTCGGCGGTGAGATGAACGCCTACACCGCCCGCGAGCACACCTGCTACCACGCCCGGGTGATCGACTCGGATCTTCCACTGGCGATCGACGTGCTGTCCGATATGGTGACCGGCTCCCGCCTCGCCGCCGACGACGTCGAGGCGGAGCGCGGGGTGATTCTCGAAGAGATCGCGATGAACGACGACGATCCCGACGATGTGGTGCACAACCTGATCGTCGCCCAGTCGTGGCGCGGGTCGCGGCTGGGTGCACCGGTCGCCGGTGATCCCGCGACGGTGTCCTCGCTGACTCGCCGCCAGATCGCGGGCTACTACCGCCGTCGCTATCGCCCGTCGTCGATCGTCGTCGCGGTCGCCGGCAACGTCGAGCATCGTGCCGTCGTACGCCGCGTGCGCAAGGCGTTCGAGGCGGCCGGCGTACTCGACGACGATGACGCGATGCCCGCGTTGCCACGCCGCGGCGGGCGCGAGGTGCCGTTCAACGGTGGAGTGTCCGTGCTCGAGCGAGCGACCGAGCAGGCCAACGTCGTGCTCGGCCTCGCCGGCCTACGGCGCGGTGACGCCCGGCGGCACGCGCTCGGCGTCCTCAACGCCGCGATGGGTGGCGGTATGTCGTCACGGCTCTTCCAAGAGGTACGCGAGAAGCGCGCACTCGCGTACTCGGTCTACTCGTTCACCAACCAGTACGCCGACGCCGGCATGGTCGGCGTGTACGCCGGATGCGCACCGAGCAAGGTCGACGACGTGCTCGACGTATGCCGTGCCGAACTGGCGAACATCGCCGCGCACGGGCTGACCGCCGACGAGCTGGCGCGAGGCAAGGGGCAGCTCCGCGGCGGCCTCGTGCTCGGACTCGAAGATCCGGCTTCGCGGATGGCGCGCATCGGCAGGGCCGATCTGCTCCACGGTGAGCTCGCCAGCATCGACGGCCTGCTCGCCTCGATCGACGGGGTCACCCTCGACGACGTACGTGACGTGGCGGGCGACCTGCTCGCGACGGAGCCCGCGCTTGCGGTGGTGGGCCCGTTCGACGACCCGTCCCGCTTCGCCTGAGCCGACGGCGCGTGCGAGTCAGGACTGCGGCGGCGTGGCGGACCGCTCGGCCTCGCTCTTGAGGACGCAGAACTCGTTGCCCTCCGGGTCGGCGAGCGTGACCCACCCGCTTCCGGGGCCGTAGATCCCGCGGTGATCGACGACCTCCGTCGCGCCGATGCCGATCAACCGCTCGACCTCTTCGGCCTGCGCGCGGTCTGCGGGGCGTAGGTCGAAGTGGATGCGGTTCTTGATCGATTTCGCTTCGGGTACCTCGATGAAAAGCACCGTGTGACCGGTCTCGGGGTTGCGGATCATACATTCCTCATGGCCCGGCTCGTTGGGATCGTCGGCGATGTCGACGTACCCGAGCACCTGCTTCCACCACTCGGAGAGCTCGTACGCGTTGGCACAGTCGACAGAGGTGTGCGAGATGAACGAAGTCATACGCGTACTCTTCCGTGCGCGTTTGCCGCTTGTCACTCGGGTCCTTCGTCGGGACTGATACACATGACGGATGAGCGAGAACTACCGCCCGATCGAGGAGGGCGTCGAGACCGACCTGCGTGAGCAGCTGACGTACGGCGGCTACCTTCGTCTCGACCGCCTGCTCGATGCGCAGCGCCCGGTATCGGGTCACCACGACGAGATGCTGTTCATCATCCAGCACCAGGTGACAGAGCTCTGGCTGAAGCAGCTGATCCACGAGCTGCGTTCGGCGATGGCACTGATCGCGAAGGACGAGCTGCCGCCGGCGCTCAAGCGGCTCGCCCGCATCAAACACATCCAGAAGCAGCTGTTCGAGCAGTGGTCGGTGCTCGAGACCCTCACTCCTGTCGAGTATGCGCAGTTCCGCGACTCCCTGGGGCACGCATCGGGCTTCCAGTCGCTTCAGTACCGCACGGTCGAGTTCCTGCTCGGCAACAAGACACCCGGCATGACCAAGGTGTTTGCGTACGACCCGGAGGGGTACGCGCAACTGGAGGCCGACCTCGCCGCGCCGAGCCTGTACGAGGAGTTCCTGCGTCATCTTCGGCGCAAGGGGTTCGCCGTACCCGCCGAGGTTGCCGACCGCGACTTCAGCCGGCCCTACGCCGCGCACGAGGGCGTCACCGCTGTCTTCAAGTCGATCTACGACGCACCCGACGAGCACTGGCAGGCGTACGAGACCTGCGAGGAGCTCGTCGACGTCGAGGAGAGCTTCCAGCTCTGGAGGTTCCGGCACTTGAAGACCGTTGAGCGGGTGATCGGCCACAAGCGCGGCACGGGCGGATCGAGCGGAGTCGGGTTCCTCAAGCGAGCGCTCGAGCTGACGTTCTTCCCGGAGCTGTTGGCGGTGCGCACCGAGATCGGCCAGTGAGCCGGTACTACCATGTCGTCGGCCCCAGGAGGTGGCATGACGCTCAGTTATGA harbors:
- a CDS encoding SGNH/GDSL hydrolase family protein, with product MLRVPIAAALVGLLAAVAGTTSAQAGQPDDGSRRAHYDDYVALGDSFTSGPLIHPIRLDRPLGCVVSARNYPALLAAQLDVETYTDVSCGGARSSNLWKPQETPLGTNARQLDALSKDTDLVTLGMGGNDFGLFGSLISDCTEVRDQNPTGSPCKNKFTENGVDTKLRDAKRIRGHIARSVRAIHKRAPSAEVAVVGYVRILPPIGTCDAVPFADGDYAWGDKLERRLNKSLRLGAERNGATYINMYPASIGHDACGSGVAWVNGSKIDLLRAMSFHPFAKGMVGIAGETYRQLTGRTAPRVKPFDTGAATAGKREAKRFAELLH
- a CDS encoding VOC family protein; amino-acid sequence: MTSFISHTSVDCANAYELSEWWKQVLGYVDIADDPNEPGHEECMIRNPETGHTVLFIEVPEAKSIKNRIHFDLRPADRAQAEEVERLIGIGATEVVDHRGIYGPGSGWVTLADPEGNEFCVLKSEAERSATPPQS
- a CDS encoding tryptophan 2,3-dioxygenase, which produces MSENYRPIEEGVETDLREQLTYGGYLRLDRLLDAQRPVSGHHDEMLFIIQHQVTELWLKQLIHELRSAMALIAKDELPPALKRLARIKHIQKQLFEQWSVLETLTPVEYAQFRDSLGHASGFQSLQYRTVEFLLGNKTPGMTKVFAYDPEGYAQLEADLAAPSLYEEFLRHLRRKGFAVPAEVADRDFSRPYAAHEGVTAVFKSIYDAPDEHWQAYETCEELVDVEESFQLWRFRHLKTVERVIGHKRGTGGSSGVGFLKRALELTFFPELLAVRTEIGQ
- a CDS encoding GtrA family protein, with the translated sequence MDVGVRDRRRLPEGLRFAVIGLLSTGITIAVFNLLVHTGEQPVLLERPIEAYVIAMAVGTIISFAGNRWWVFDAGDSPYWFGEFVRFALVNVAATALPSLCLATSRYVLDLQSVMADNISANLVGLLLATIARYWAYKILVFGTRGQAGAYGDADPEKEPSA
- a CDS encoding M16 family metallopeptidase, giving the protein MSPIALAPDQAPGTTRTVLRSDDGGLVRRTVLPGGLRVVTEAMPGVRSATIGMWVGVGSRDETPTLAGASHFLEHLLFKGTPSRSAVDISSALEAVGGEMNAYTAREHTCYHARVIDSDLPLAIDVLSDMVTGSRLAADDVEAERGVILEEIAMNDDDPDDVVHNLIVAQSWRGSRLGAPVAGDPATVSSLTRRQIAGYYRRRYRPSSIVVAVAGNVEHRAVVRRVRKAFEAAGVLDDDDAMPALPRRGGREVPFNGGVSVLERATEQANVVLGLAGLRRGDARRHALGVLNAAMGGGMSSRLFQEVREKRALAYSVYSFTNQYADAGMVGVYAGCAPSKVDDVLDVCRAELANIAAHGLTADELARGKGQLRGGLVLGLEDPASRMARIGRADLLHGELASIDGLLASIDGVTLDDVRDVAGDLLATEPALAVVGPFDDPSRFA
- a CDS encoding serine hydrolase domain-containing protein, with product MTNDRPTVPDPLVAAAAMAYYDRWLDFRQGYLRVPGVQAAVFIDDAIALSTAHGSADVERATPLTTDSLFRIASHSKTFTSTAVFQLAEQGRLRLDDRAGDWLSDLGSSPLADATLRELLTHAAGIVRDSADGDFWQLWQAFPDRDQLRSIVRSADSSILERNERFKYSNIGYGLLGLVLEAASGRSYDELLRATIIERLGLRNTGTELESRRADDYATGYSALSYADHRVPIEHVDTRALASATGFYATASDLVTYFSAHFAGDDRLLSDQSKRQMRHPVWETGKAGRRYAHGLAIVTVGDRTMVGHGGGYPGHITTSVADPDGRIAVSVLTNAIDGPSETLAHAGVRLIDLAASAEPDRSGADLERFTGRFATLWGVFDIAALGGRLYLIRLTDADPAEDNARLEVVDDSTLRIVEASGFSSYGEKIHFEFDGAGKVASMRGPNAATATPLDGYTLPEVVRAPR
- a CDS encoding polyribonucleotide nucleotidyltransferase; amino-acid sequence: MEGPDITFAETVIDNGSFGTRKIRFETGRLAQQAGGAVAAYLDDDTMLLSTTAAGKHPKDHFDFFPLTVDVEERMYAAGRIPGSFFRREGRPSEDAILTCRLIDRPLRPTFKKGLRNEVQVVITVMALNPDVAYDVLAINAASASTQISGLPFTGPVGGVRVALVGDQWVAFPTHTELEESVFDMVVAGRVAEQPDGSSDVAIMMVEAESNESTWELVRGGATAPTEGIVAEGLEASKVFIRQLCDAQAALAEKAAKPVQEFPIFLEYEDDAFDAVDNAVRSDLAQALTIADKQDRESRLDEVKAAAIDKLGAEFEGREKELGASIRALTKTLVRERVLSEKVRIDGRGLADIRTLSAEVGVLPRVHGSALFERGETQILGVTTLNMLGLEQKLDTLSPEKTRRYMHNYNFPPYSTGETGRVGSPKRREVGHGALAGRALLPVLPSREEFPYAIRQVSEALSSNGSTSMGSVCASTMGLLNAGVPLRAPVAGIAMGLISGEVDGKPAYVTLTDILGAEDAFGDMDFKVAGTREFVTALQLDTKLDGIPADVLAGALNQAHDARLTILDVMSEAIDGPDEMSVYAPRIITLRVPVDKIGEVIGPKGKVINQIQDDTGAEISIEDDGTIYVGADNGEAAEAARTAINQIANPTMPEVGERYLGTVVKTTNFGAFVSLLPGKDGLLHISKLRVLNNNQRVESVEDVVSVGQKVQVEIGEIDDRGKLSLVPVVEDDKSDNDESESASDE
- a CDS encoding SGNH/GDSL hydrolase family protein, with product MIRPSLRKLGALGVGLLVATVPLSATSTAADRPGPSTRAPAYGEYVAMGDSYTAGPLIPKMRDDPAGCLRSTHNYPARLAKYLDVGSYVDVSCSGARSTHLRKPQSISGGENAPQLDALSADTELVTLGIGGNDFGLFGSLLAKCPELAKKNPDGAPCKKWFGRSGVDVKKRAAERVRPRIDRALADIRERSPQADIVVVGYLRILPVDGDYCRKLVPFAKGDYRWGNSIERALNTSLRTAAKDAGAKYVGMYPASRGHTACDGKRAWVNGQYININKAASYHPFGKGMRGIARQAYWTITD
- a CDS encoding permease prefix domain 1-containing protein yields the protein MGALDSYVSELDAALRGPRHAKRDLVREAHDHLVDATEAYEADGALRAEAELRAVREFGSVRTVVPQYQAILSAGQSRRIGMWMLAAVIAQPFAWDIWASLPDGQTVDRTGWLFHRLDDYVELIGIAAMAFAVLTVVGCGIGARYLGVRDWVLRLALTSVIVSSSLIVVMSAAMLVIGGEPTLVGAAYTATVAWAPMSLLALAGIDALRGLDSARRAAA
- the rpsO gene encoding 30S ribosomal protein S15, coding for MIEASKAEIIKEYATNDGDTGSPEVQVALLTKRIAGLTEHLKEHKHDHHSRRGLLLLVGQRRRLLNYLQNTDIERYRSLIDRLGLRR
- a CDS encoding PadR family transcriptional regulator, which encodes MKADALRGQIDALILASVEDEPLHGYAISERIARTSEGELEMATGTLYPALRRLEKAKLLRSEWSTVGGRKRRTYRLTAAGRRSLSAERESWQRLSAVVEAVLRPAKG